The Flexibacter flexilis DSM 6793 DNA segment TCTTTCAGGTCGAGCATGGGCGAGAGTTTGAGCAACCAACGCCGCGTTTTTTGCGCCAAAAGCGGCAACAAATCGGCTACGTTGGGTTGGCAATCGGCCAGCCTGAATACTTTTTGTTGGTGGTCGTTACGGCGTGCGGGGTCTAAATAAATCAGGTCGGCGCAGCCTTCGTATTTTTCCAGAAAATCCAAAGAATCCGTACAAACACATTCGATATGCGTCGCGCCCAACTGCCTGAAATTGTGCGCCGTAATGGCCGAAAGTTGCGGTTGTTGCTCTAAGTGTATGGCTTTTTGGAAAGATTGTGCCAAATAAAAACAATCTACACCCATTCCGCCCGTCAGGTCGAGTAGCGTCGCGCCTTGCGACAAACTGGCCTTGTATTGTGCGGCAGCCTGCGAAGAACATTGCTCCATCGAAAGAGACGACGCATAAATAATTTGTGGTGTGGCTGCCCATTGCGGCAATTTGTAGGCGGCTTTTTGGCGTGCGGCTACCTGTACGGCAATGTCGGCCATCGCTGTACCTTGCGGGGCTTTGCTTTTGAGCATTAGCGCGGCAGCAGACAGCGTTTTGTTTTTTTCGATAAAAAATTCAATATCAGGATTTAATAGATTTTGCCAATCTTGTAACATAGTTATTGCGTGTTAGGAGTATGCAGATGTCACGCCTACGGCGTTTTTTTTGCTGCAATTATTTCTACTACAAAGATGCTAAGCCTAAAGGCTTTGTAACCGCAATTTTATAGCAGAACTATTTTAAAATTTGCTCAGCGAATCCGTGTTTTAGATTCTATGAATTATTTCTTCAATTGATTGTATATTTATATTTTATACTTTATAAAATGATGTTTTTAAAACCCGTCAGGGTTGAAATATTGGTAGTGTAGTGAGGGTTTTGGCGTATATCAAAACGCCGTAGGCGTGGCATCTCTACTGCAATTTTGCCATAAAAATAAGCCACCGCAAAGGTAATGTTTTTGGCTAACTCCCAAATTGCGCAAGATTCGGGTTGTGCGGCTGCCACAATTTTGCATTTTTGCCAAAAATAAATCCATGAATACGCCACAAGACTTTCAATATGAGCGCATTGCGCAGGCCATCGAATTTATCCGAACACATTTCAAGCAGCAGCCCGATTTGGAACAAATCGCCGAGCATGTGCATTTGAGTCCGCATCATTTCCAACGGCTTTTTGTGGAATGGGCAGGCGTGAGTCCCAAGAAATTTTTGCAATACATTAGCCTCGATTATGCCAAGAAAATGATTGGTAATAAAGAACTTACACTTTTTGAGGTAGCGCACGAAACGGGACTTTCGGGTACGGGACGGCTACACGATTTGTTTGTGAACATAGAGGCCATGACCCCGCAAGAGTATCGACAGGGCGGACAACATTTGTCTATTTCGTACAGCTTCGGCCAAACGCTTTTTGGGGCGGCGTTGGTGGCTTCTACGCCCAAAGGCATTTGTTATTTGGCCTTTGCCGACGATGAGGCGCAGGCCTTCGCCGATTTGCAAACCATGTTCCCGCAAGCAGCCTTTAAGCAACAAACTGAACCGTTGCACGCGCAGGCATTGGCGGCATTCGGGACAAAAGACACTGCACTTTCAGCCATCAAATTACACCTAAAAGGCACTGATTTTCAGTTGAAAGTATGGCAAGCTTTGTTGCAAATTCCTGAAGGAAAATTATCCACGTATCAGCGCATTGCCGAACAAATTGGACAAAGTACGGCTTCCCGTGCCGTCGGGACAGCCATCGGCAGCAACGCAGTAGCTTACCTGATTCCGTGCCATCGGGTGATACAAAGTAGCGGTGGCATGAGCGGCTATCGGTGGGGTGTTACGCGCAAAACTGGTCTGATTGGCTGGGAAGCGGCACGAATAATCTAACATATTTATAGCGTTCTCTTTCTAAATTAAATTATTAGCCTTAAATTTGGGTAGTTGAATTTTTTTTGAAAATTATTTACTTATTTAAAGTATTTAATAAGGTAATCAAACACTACTTTTGGGGTTATGAAAAAGATTTACAGATACGCCGTTGTTTTAATGTTAGGAATGCTCGCACGAAAAGCGCAAGCGCAAGTAGGTATCGGAACTACTACACCCAATAATCATGCTGCTTTAGAATTAGTTGCTACGGACAAAGGTTTTTTGGTGCCGCGCCTCTCGCAGGTAGAGCGCAATGTCATGAGCTTGGGGCTTGCTGATCAAGGCATGATGATTTATAATACCAGTTTTATGAGGTTTGAATATTGGAACGGGGGTGCATGGACTGCGGTGGGCGTTCCTGCTGACAATTTGGGCAACCATATTGCGGGACAAAATATTCAGCTTGGGCCGCATTATTTGTCTAATAATGGCATGAGCGAAGGTTTGCAAATTGGTACGGGTGGCGAGGCTACTATTTCTACAAGTTCTTTGCCGTTAGGTAACACATTGCTTACGCTTGCCAATTATGTGTCTGGCGTCTATATGAGAATGACGCCCAATACCCTTTCTTCCTTGGGTTCTGTATTGAATTTTGATACAGAATCAGACCAGCCTATTTATTTCAAAACAGGCGGCACAACGGACATGACTTTAGAGGCTAATGGCAATTTGGGGATTGGCACAGCGGTACCTGCATACAAATTGGACGTAAACGGTGATATTAATATCGCTTCTACTTCCAAACTGCGTGTAGGCGGCGTGGCAGGAACTACTGGGCAAGTATTGGGAATCAATGCGTCGGGTAATATGGAATGGGCAACGCCAAGCGGTGGAGCAGACAATTTGGGTAACCACACGGCTACACAAGATTTGAACTTGAATGGCTATAAAATCTCTTCTCCTGGTAATATTATTTTTAACATAGGAGGTACAGATTTATTTCAAATAAACGCTTCTACTTTCGCGATTGCTTCTATGGCGGGGCAGTTTAGAGGAATTGCAGGTACTGTTTCTACGCCAGGTTTTGCCTTTAATTTTAACCCTAATACGGGTTTGTTTAATCCGTCGGCTGGTCAAATGGCTGTAACGCTAAATGGCGCAGAATCCACCAGATTTACAGGAACGGGTGTAGGTATCGGCACAAGTAACCCAACCCAAAAACTACAAGTAGTCGGCAATGTTTTGTTGGCCAATGAAGGGACGGCTTCCGAACTGCGTTTTGCAGAGCCATCGGCGGCAGGCAATAATTACACGGCATTTAAAGCGAGAGTCCAATCCGCTGATATTACTTATTGGCTTCCTAACGTCGCGCCAACGGCTGGCCAAGTGCTTTCCAGCGATGCGTCGGGCAATATGAGTTGGGTAACGGCTGGCGGTAGCGGCAACGTGTCGGTAGCCAGTGGTTCTACTAATTATATCCCCAAATGGACATCTGCCAATACATTGTCTAATAATTCTAATATTTACGATAATGGTACTAATGTCGGTGTGGGTACTATTACGCCAACGAGCAAACTACACGTGTATGGGGATATGAGCATTACCAATGCCGATAATTTTTATTTTACCAAAAATACATCTATTGGTGATGGCTTTTTCACGATGATGTATAATACGGACGTGATGGGAAGTGGTGCGCCAACCCAGACGTTACAGTTTTCTCCTCGTAACAATAACAATACAGGAACGGCGCAAACCGTAGAATATGTAATGGGCAAATACGCCAGTTCATTTGGAGGGTATCATGCTTTTGTTACGCGAGATGCTTCTAACGCCATGGCCGAAAGAGTAAGAATAGATTCAGATGGCAGTGTAGGGATTGGTACAACCGCACCAAATGCAACATTAGATGTAAATGGAGATGCGATTATTGCTGGGGATTTGGACATGGATTATAATTACATTGTTAATGTTGCAGACCCTGTTGACCCTGCCGACGCTGCCAACAAATCCTATGTAGATAGTTATGTAGATAGTTATGTAGATGATAATACGATTGTAAATCAATCGGGTATTAATCAGTCTGCCGATTTTAGAATTAGTGGCGATGCGGGTATCGGAACTTCATTGTCTATCGGAAAAGGTGCTGCGGCACTGGCAAGCAATCCGCATCGATTAGAAATTTGGGATAATAGTGCAGGTCTAGGTGCGGGTTATGCAACCTTACACGTATATGCGCGTACCAATGATAAAGGTGCCGCTATAATGGGGGTAGCCGACCAAACAGGCACTGATGATTTAAGTTCTGGCCACTGGGCTACGGGTGCTTTGGGTGCTTATGAAAATAATGGATTGAATGCTGGTGCTGCCTCAGATATTGGTGTGTATGGTTGGGCTGGTGATTGGGGTAATACTTGGGGCGGTTTGTTTGCCTTTGGGGGAACAGACCTTACAGATGCTACTTCTTTTGTGGGATTAGCTGGTAGCAACGGCGTAGCTGCTACTTTCGTGGGTGGCAAGGTTGGCATTGGTACCAAAGGCCCTAATTCCTTGTTTTCTGTCGGAACTATTGGTAATGGTTTTCAGGTGAATAATACGGGTAACATTGTGTCTTTGAATGGCGTAAGTACCAGTTTCCCCTCAGCTAATGCGGCGGGTGTACTCACCAACGATGGTACAGGCGCATTAACTTGGGCAACGCCAGCAGCTGTTACAGCCTCTAATGGCCTAACGGCAACAGGAACAAATATCCAATGGGGCGGTACATTAAGCAGCACCGTAACCATTGAGCAGGCTTCCAAATCTATTTTCTTTAATAACGGACATATTGCCATGGGCGGAACGGGATTGGTCAATCCAATGGCTGCCGACCGCGCCCTGACAGTAAGTGCCGCAACGGCATGGACTGATACTAAGAATGTGGCCTTAGATTTGGTTGGTAATGCGAATACTTATAGCACGAATACGGGTGCTATTAATTTTGTTGGATTAGCTGCGGGAACAGGTACCCCTTATCGCCGCGCCATGATTTCTACGTTATCTGGCTCTACCCAAACAGGAAATGGCCAATTGGCTTTTTATACTTACAACGGCTCTCTTAATGAAGTAATGCGCCTGACAGAAGGTCGTCGTATAGGCATCGGAACGGCAGCACCTAAAGTGCGTTTGGAAGTGTTAGATGATGGCATTAAAGTGGTGAATGATACGCTTACTAAGATTAGCCAATTGAGTACTTCTACTTCGGCATCTGCTAACAAAGTGGCTTTACACGTAGTTTCCAGTGGTAGTTGGCTTGGAAATAATACAGGATTAGTTGTTAATGTGGGTGGTACTGCTATCAATAACTACGCGGCTTTATTCAACGGCGGTAATGTAGGGATTGGGACAAATGCTCCTGCCAAGCCTTTGGTCATTGAGCGACAAGGGGATTATTCTGAAATTGATGTGCATACATTTGGTGGTACAGCCTCCTCGGATATGTATTCGGCCTTAGTGTTGGGTCGCGGACGTGGTACGCAGACTACTCCAACTGCTTCGCAGGCTGGGGACGTATTGGGTGCATTGGTTTTCAGAGGTCATGGAGGTTCGGTGTGGCAAACAGGGGCATCACAAATTCATGCAGAAGCCACACAAAATTTTTCGGCTACCACGGCAGGATCCAGACTCATGTTTTCGACTGTGCCTAATGGCGGTGCTGTGGCTTCGGTGCGTATGGCCATCGACCAGAACGGCAATGTAGGTGTCGGAACAATTGTGCCAACTTCTTCGCTGACTGTAAATGGTTCTGTGGCATTACCTATCAAAACGCCTCCAAATGGTGCTTATACTTTTGCTGATACAGATTTTACAGTAATTAGAGCAACAGGTACTACGGGGGCATTTACTTTGCCTGCTGCCAGTACTTGTTCTGGGCGAATATATACGGTTGTAAATCAATTGGCATCAGCTATTAGTATTTCTTCTTATACATCAATTAATGGAGGAGGAACTACCATAGTAGCTGCGGCTAGCTCTGTCATACTACAAAGTAATGGTACTATCTGGCTTCAAATTAAGTAATAATCTGATTTTTAGATATAGAAAAAAAAACGCTTTGTCCTTCGTTGGGCAAGGTGTTTTTTTATGGTTTTTAAAATAAAATACGAAATTGTACTTTTCTTGTTTTTATGGTATTTATGCAAACGAATTAAATTTTGACTATTTTAATAATTGTGTTACTTTCGTCGAAAAACGAAATCTTTCTAATCCATGATAACACCAGAGAATACCCCTTACAAACCCCAACACCACATACGTTTGGTTACGGCGGCTTCCTTATTTGATGGCCACGATGCTGCCATTAATATCATGCGCCGCATTATGCAAAGTACTGGTGCTGAGGTGATTCACTTAGGGCACAACCGTTCCGTAAACGAAATCGTAAACTGTGCCATTCAAGAAGACGTGCAAGGAATTGCGATTACTTCGTATCAGGGCGGCCACGTCGAATACTTCAAATACATGTACGATTTGCTCAACGAAAGAGGTTGCGGACATATAAAAATATTTGGCGGCGGCGGCGGAACGATCCTGCCTTCAGAAATCGAAGAATTGCACGCATACGGGATTACGCGCATTTATAGCCCCGACGATGGCCGCTCTATGGGCTTGCAAGGAATGATAAATAACGTACTTCAAAACTGCGATTTTGAAACCTACAATCCCGCGAAAGACCAAAAATATTTACCCGAAATGATTGCTTCTTTACAACAAAAAGAAGCCAAAAATATAGG contains these protein-coding regions:
- a CDS encoding bifunctional transcriptional activator/DNA repair enzyme AdaA; translation: MNTPQDFQYERIAQAIEFIRTHFKQQPDLEQIAEHVHLSPHHFQRLFVEWAGVSPKKFLQYISLDYAKKMIGNKELTLFEVAHETGLSGTGRLHDLFVNIEAMTPQEYRQGGQHLSISYSFGQTLFGAALVASTPKGICYLAFADDEAQAFADLQTMFPQAAFKQQTEPLHAQALAAFGTKDTALSAIKLHLKGTDFQLKVWQALLQIPEGKLSTYQRIAEQIGQSTASRAVGTAIGSNAVAYLIPCHRVIQSSGGMSGYRWGVTRKTGLIGWEAARII
- a CDS encoding class I SAM-dependent methyltransferase encodes the protein MLQDWQNLLNPDIEFFIEKNKTLSAAALMLKSKAPQGTAMADIAVQVAARQKAAYKLPQWAATPQIIYASSLSMEQCSSQAAAQYKASLSQGATLLDLTGGMGVDCFYLAQSFQKAIHLEQQPQLSAITAHNFRQLGATHIECVCTDSLDFLEKYEGCADLIYLDPARRNDHQQKVFRLADCQPNVADLLPLLAQKTRRWLLKLSPMLDLKEALAQLPPVQAVHIVTVDNECKELLFLIDNQENTPNAAPPITAVHLRSNGQNTAQTFTWTQEAQTQCTFAPQPLAYLYEPHAGLLKAGAFRWVAAHFGLHKLHPDSHLYTSDSLVADFAGRIFRCNGLLPYDKKSIKAAIPNLKANVSIRNFPDSVAQIRKKTGLTDGGAAYVIGTTLQSGKPVLLLCEKVG
- a CDS encoding beta strand repeat-containing protein; translation: MKKIYRYAVVLMLGMLARKAQAQVGIGTTTPNNHAALELVATDKGFLVPRLSQVERNVMSLGLADQGMMIYNTSFMRFEYWNGGAWTAVGVPADNLGNHIAGQNIQLGPHYLSNNGMSEGLQIGTGGEATISTSSLPLGNTLLTLANYVSGVYMRMTPNTLSSLGSVLNFDTESDQPIYFKTGGTTDMTLEANGNLGIGTAVPAYKLDVNGDINIASTSKLRVGGVAGTTGQVLGINASGNMEWATPSGGADNLGNHTATQDLNLNGYKISSPGNIIFNIGGTDLFQINASTFAIASMAGQFRGIAGTVSTPGFAFNFNPNTGLFNPSAGQMAVTLNGAESTRFTGTGVGIGTSNPTQKLQVVGNVLLANEGTASELRFAEPSAAGNNYTAFKARVQSADITYWLPNVAPTAGQVLSSDASGNMSWVTAGGSGNVSVASGSTNYIPKWTSANTLSNNSNIYDNGTNVGVGTITPTSKLHVYGDMSITNADNFYFTKNTSIGDGFFTMMYNTDVMGSGAPTQTLQFSPRNNNNTGTAQTVEYVMGKYASSFGGYHAFVTRDASNAMAERVRIDSDGSVGIGTTAPNATLDVNGDAIIAGDLDMDYNYIVNVADPVDPADAANKSYVDSYVDSYVDDNTIVNQSGINQSADFRISGDAGIGTSLSIGKGAAALASNPHRLEIWDNSAGLGAGYATLHVYARTNDKGAAIMGVADQTGTDDLSSGHWATGALGAYENNGLNAGAASDIGVYGWAGDWGNTWGGLFAFGGTDLTDATSFVGLAGSNGVAATFVGGKVGIGTKGPNSLFSVGTIGNGFQVNNTGNIVSLNGVSTSFPSANAAGVLTNDGTGALTWATPAAVTASNGLTATGTNIQWGGTLSSTVTIEQASKSIFFNNGHIAMGGTGLVNPMAADRALTVSAATAWTDTKNVALDLVGNANTYSTNTGAINFVGLAAGTGTPYRRAMISTLSGSTQTGNGQLAFYTYNGSLNEVMRLTEGRRIGIGTAAPKVRLEVLDDGIKVVNDTLTKISQLSTSTSASANKVALHVVSSGSWLGNNTGLVVNVGGTAINNYAALFNGGNVGIGTNAPAKPLVIERQGDYSEIDVHTFGGTASSDMYSALVLGRGRGTQTTPTASQAGDVLGALVFRGHGGSVWQTGASQIHAEATQNFSATTAGSRLMFSTVPNGGAVASVRMAIDQNGNVGVGTIVPTSSLTVNGSVALPIKTPPNGAYTFADTDFTVIRATGTTGAFTLPAASTCSGRIYTVVNQLASAISISSYTSINGGGTTIVAAASSVILQSNGTIWLQIK